The following proteins are co-located in the Shouchella hunanensis genome:
- a CDS encoding ketopantoate reductase family protein: MRILVVGGGGVGGYFGARLAEKGEDVTFLVREKKKKRLTEQGLHVRSIHGDIDLIPSLLTSSDKANPFDLVIFTTKAYHLEQAIQDVRPFTDEQTLILPLLNGVAHYETLDKAFGENVIGGLCFIESAIDSTEAIRQTSQAHRLVYGSRSDRQTDRVEQLHAHFSGTKADFIFSTNIEQEIWHKYLFITVASGITTLFRSSIGPILSNEEGKAFIRRFLTECVTIMKAEEAPLSPTIIADHMRTFESVNADMKSSMLRDMEQRSTTEARHLQGYLIKRAAKHGIEVPTLSTVYTNVSLYEARLT, from the coding sequence ATGCGGATATTAGTAGTTGGCGGAGGTGGCGTTGGTGGATACTTTGGCGCAAGACTTGCGGAAAAAGGGGAAGATGTTACTTTTTTAGTACGAGAAAAGAAAAAGAAACGCCTTACCGAGCAAGGATTACATGTGAGAAGTATTCACGGAGACATTGATTTAATCCCATCTCTTTTAACGTCAAGCGATAAAGCAAACCCATTTGATCTCGTCATTTTCACAACAAAAGCGTACCACCTTGAACAAGCCATTCAGGATGTTCGTCCTTTTACAGATGAACAAACTTTGATTCTACCGTTGTTAAATGGCGTTGCTCATTATGAAACGCTCGATAAAGCATTTGGCGAGAATGTGATAGGCGGTCTTTGTTTTATTGAAAGCGCTATCGACTCAACCGAAGCAATTCGACAAACAAGCCAAGCTCACCGTCTCGTATACGGAAGTCGATCAGATCGTCAAACAGATCGAGTCGAACAGCTACATGCCCATTTTTCAGGAACAAAAGCAGATTTCATATTTTCGACTAACATCGAACAAGAAATTTGGCATAAATACCTGTTTATCACGGTGGCATCAGGTATCACAACTCTTTTCCGTTCAAGTATTGGTCCCATTCTCAGCAATGAAGAAGGCAAAGCCTTCATTAGAAGATTTTTAACTGAATGCGTTACGATCATGAAGGCTGAAGAAGCGCCTTTGTCCCCGACTATTATCGCTGATCATATGCGTACCTTTGAATCCGTTAACGCTGACATGAAGTCGTCCATGCTCCGTGATATGGAACAGCGTTCAACAACAGAAGCCCGCCATCTTCAAGGTTACTTAATAAAACGGGCCGCAAAACACGGTATTGAAGTCCCAACGCTTTCAACCGTTTACACAAATGTAAGCCTTTACGAAGCAAGACTTACATAA
- a CDS encoding four-carbon acid sugar kinase family protein, with the protein MKQLNAEETFASIKPVDRHEIQSLLKAEQQASPYKIVVLDDDPTGIQTVHGVSVFTDWTKASIQAGFKEDQSMFFILTNSRGFTEEETIQCHEEIAERVQEVADAENTPYLLISRGDSTLRGHYPLETETIKTKIESMGQKHFDGEIIIPFFKEGGRFTINNIHYVQNGTELVPAGETEFANDRTFGFASSHLGEYIEEKTNGRYQKEETIYISLEDLRDVAIEKITAQLSAATDFQKIVVNAVGYEDVEVFATALLRALKQRKHFIARSAAALTKVIGGITDKPLLKREDMVTKGSQHGGLIAVGSHVKKTTEQLKHLLDSGLVKGIEFDVHLVQDDEKFVQETKRVRLACEEAIKNGESVVYYTRRERLDLGDNMQEEELKQSVKISDAVTSIVRDLEVEPSYIVAKGGITSSSIGTIGLSVERAVVAGQIKPGIPVWKTGQESKFPGKAYVIFPGNVGQPETLKEAVAILEGKE; encoded by the coding sequence ATGAAACAGTTAAATGCGGAAGAGACGTTTGCAAGCATTAAGCCTGTCGATCGCCATGAAATACAGTCACTTCTTAAAGCAGAACAACAAGCATCTCCATATAAGATTGTTGTCTTAGATGACGATCCAACAGGCATTCAAACCGTTCATGGCGTTTCTGTGTTTACAGATTGGACGAAAGCATCGATTCAAGCTGGTTTCAAAGAAGATCAATCGATGTTCTTTATATTAACAAATTCACGCGGTTTTACTGAAGAGGAAACCATTCAATGTCATGAAGAAATTGCGGAACGTGTACAAGAAGTTGCGGATGCGGAGAATACTCCATATTTGCTTATTAGCCGTGGTGATTCAACATTACGTGGACATTATCCATTAGAAACCGAAACCATTAAAACGAAAATTGAATCCATGGGACAAAAGCACTTTGATGGGGAAATTATCATTCCTTTCTTTAAAGAAGGAGGACGCTTTACCATTAATAATATTCATTACGTTCAAAATGGTACAGAACTCGTGCCGGCTGGAGAAACGGAATTTGCCAATGACCGCACATTTGGTTTTGCTTCTTCTCATTTAGGTGAGTACATCGAAGAAAAAACAAATGGTCGTTACCAAAAAGAAGAGACGATTTACATTTCCCTTGAAGATTTACGAGATGTTGCCATTGAAAAAATTACAGCACAATTATCCGCAGCGACTGATTTCCAAAAAATTGTGGTGAATGCTGTTGGCTATGAAGATGTTGAAGTGTTTGCAACGGCTTTATTAAGAGCGTTAAAGCAAAGGAAGCATTTTATCGCTCGAAGTGCTGCTGCGTTGACAAAGGTTATTGGTGGTATCACAGATAAGCCGTTACTTAAACGAGAAGATATGGTCACAAAAGGAAGTCAGCATGGTGGACTAATTGCAGTAGGTTCCCACGTGAAAAAAACAACGGAACAACTTAAGCACCTTCTTGATAGTGGCTTAGTAAAAGGAATCGAATTTGATGTTCATCTTGTGCAAGATGACGAGAAATTTGTACAAGAAACGAAACGTGTACGTCTTGCATGTGAAGAGGCCATTAAAAATGGGGAATCGGTTGTTTATTATACACGCAGAGAGCGTCTGGATTTAGGTGACAATATGCAAGAAGAGGAATTAAAACAATCGGTTAAAATTTCTGATGCAGTCACAAGCATAGTGCGGGATCTAGAAGTTGAGCCGAGTTATATCGTAGCAAAAGGCGGGATAACATCGAGTAGTATTGGGACGATTGGTCTAAGTGTTGAAAGAGCAGTAGTAGCAGGTCAAATTAAACCAGGAATTCCTGTTTGGAAGACAGGACAGGAAAGTAAGTTCCCGGGGAAAGCGTATGTGATTTTTCCAGGGAATGTAGGACAACCTGAGACACTTAAAGAAGCTGTAGCCATTCTTGAAGGAAAAGAATAA
- the garR gene encoding 2-hydroxy-3-oxopropionate reductase — protein sequence MNKRVGFIGLGIMGMPMTRNLLKAGFSVTAFDLNQDAVKAIAAEGAVAASSGKEVAENSDVLITMLPKGEHVRAAVFGVNGVIEGAEKGLIIVDMSSVSPVDSKQMATHAAEKGVHFLDAPVSGGEPKAVDGTLAIMVGGEEDVFAQAKPVLEAMGTDIVLVGDAGCGTTAKLANQIIVNLNIAAVSEALVLASKAGIDIEKMYQAIRGGLAGSTVMDAKIPMILDRNFVAGGRIDINMKDLTNVMNTAHEMHVPLPLSSQLLEIFHSLSADGKQAIDHGGIVQHYEKLANVIVQRKEENE from the coding sequence TTAGCGTAACGGCATTTGACCTTAATCAAGATGCAGTAAAGGCAATCGCTGCTGAAGGTGCCGTTGCAGCTTCGTCAGGAAAAGAAGTAGCTGAAAACAGTGATGTACTTATTACGATGTTACCAAAAGGTGAACATGTTCGCGCAGCTGTTTTTGGTGTAAATGGTGTAATTGAAGGAGCAGAAAAAGGGTTAATCATTGTCGATATGAGCTCTGTATCACCTGTTGATTCAAAGCAAATGGCGACACATGCAGCAGAAAAAGGTGTACATTTCTTGGATGCCCCTGTAAGTGGTGGAGAACCTAAAGCCGTTGATGGAACACTTGCCATTATGGTTGGTGGAGAAGAAGACGTTTTTGCTCAAGCAAAACCAGTGCTAGAAGCGATGGGAACAGATATTGTTCTTGTTGGGGACGCTGGGTGTGGAACAACAGCGAAACTTGCAAACCAAATTATTGTTAATTTAAACATTGCGGCTGTTTCGGAGGCGCTTGTATTGGCATCCAAGGCAGGTATTGATATTGAAAAAATGTATCAAGCGATTCGTGGTGGTCTAGCTGGTAGCACCGTGATGGACGCAAAAATACCGATGATTTTAGATCGTAATTTTGTCGCCGGTGGTCGAATTGATATTAATATGAAGGATTTAACGAACGTTATGAATACTGCGCATGAAATGCACGTTCCATTACCGCTTTCCAGTCAATTGCTTGAGATTTTCCATTCATTAAGTGCTGATGGGAAGCAAGCAATCGATCACGGTGGCATTGTTCAACACTATGAAAAGCTAGCCAATGTAATCGTTCAGCGCAAGGAGGAGAACGAATGA